CGTGTCATGGTCTTCTCCAGAAGCTCACGTTCTTCCAGAACTTTCTTTGTCATGGTCAGATCTTTACTCTCAATGCTTTCCAGTGCTTGGAAAAATTTCTTCATCTCCTTGAAAGTTGACCTCCATTGCTCTGGACACTGGGCCTTATGATCATCATCAGAATCATCCTCTTCAGAGCTGCTCGCCGTCTCCTTTAAGAACAGAAATGAATTGTTGAACTTGAAATGGGTTGGTAGCCCCTTCTTGTCTTTCTTACAGGGCAGATTTGCAGCTTTGATGGCCTCTAGTACCGGTATCTGCTTCCCATCAACAAATGTCACAAGCATCAGGATGTTTTCAGCAACATCCTTTCcaaggatggacaggatggaatCAAAGATGTATCTCTGGGAAGGACTGAGACGAACAAGTGGTGCCTGCACTACAAAGCAGACTGCATCAATGTGATTAATCCCTAAAGGGTTACACAAGAAATCCTTCACTTTAAGGATGATCAATTTATCTTGAGCCATTCCTCTGGTGTCTCCGAACCCTGGTGTGTCAATGACGGTCAGAGAATAAGGAATCTGAAAGCCTGGCTGGTTGTAGACCTCGTATGATGTCACAACCACAGTCTGGCTCTCAGCCTGGGACCTGTTGGTCACCTCATGGATGAGCTTAAAGCGGTAACAATCTTCCCACTTTACCCCGAGGATGTAGTTTATCATGACATTGACCAGAGTAGTTTTTCCTGAACCTGTGGCCCCCAGAAGCAATATCACCTTGTTATTCCCTTGCTCAACTTTCTTCCCAAATGTGTGCTGTTCAAAACTGTCCCTTACACCCAACTTCTGTTCCAGATTCAGCCAGTGGATTGAGGGGTTGCCCTTTTCCACCTTCTGGGAATTTTTTAGAAATTCCTCACTTTTTGCTCCGGGTGATTTGCTTGTCGTCGGTTGGGGATCAGAGACCCTAAGGGTAGTCAGCACAGTCTCAGGACTGGGTAGACTATTCCCTGCTTCGCCACAGTTAGCAGAGACTCTGATGCTGTATGCAGTGTCAGCCTCTAGTCCTTCCAGTGTACCCTCTCTAGTGGCGGCTTTGATGGTGTGCCACATCTGAATGTCTATAGCCTTTACACTTTTTCTATATTCTACAACATAACCAATGACTTCAACATCATCTCCCGCCATGGTAGGAATGTCCCAGTTCACTCTGATACTTCCTGATTCTATCCTCTTCTCTGCGAGTGGTCCAGGGGGCTACATGGGCGGGTCCTGACGTATTCTGTCCAGTCACTGGAGAGGCTCACACCAGGTCTACACACTGCCTTGCAGCTAAAGCGGTACTTTTTGTATGGGTGCAAACGACTGATGGTGACCTGGTTAGTTGTAGGATCAGATTTGACCTCGGTCCACTCAGAGTCAGCCTGCTCAGCCTGGTACGACTCCACAGAGGTAACACCAAGGTTGGGAGGGTTGACTTGCAAGTGGACACAGTCATGCTCCAGACTCTTGATGGTGGGAACACCTGGCTTTGATGGCAGCTCAAACTGTTGATTCAAAAGTGTCCCTCTTTCATAGACATGGATGGAGGATGCGGTGAGGAGTTTGTTTGGAATTGATGCAATGCAGAATGCAAGATTTTCTCTGCTTTCATTTGACTCTTTGAAGTCTAGGAACAGATTTATGGTTTGTCTGGTTAGGGTCATTACCTCCCCCGAGCGAAACCACTTTTCTGCTGCAGTCTTCCCGGCTGCGTTGGGGTTGTAAGGTATcagtttttttaatttttaatttttattttttttatttcacctttatttaaccaggtaggctagttgagaacaagttctcatttgcaactgcgacctggccaagataaagcatagcagtgtgaacagacaacacagagttacacatggagtaaacaattagcaagtcaataacacagtagaaaaaaatgggcagtctatatacaatgtgtgcaaaaggcatgaggaggtaggcgaataataccatttttgcagattaacactggagtgataaatgatcagatgggcatgtacaggtagagatattggtgtgcaaaagagcagaaaagtaaataaataaaaacagtataacacagtatgggaatgaggtaggtgaaaatgggtgagctatttacctatagactatgtacagctgcagcgatcggttagctgctcggatagctgatgtttgaagttggtgagggagataaaagtctccaacttcagcgatttttgcaatttgttccagtcacaggcagcagagtactggaacgaaaggcggccaaatgaggtgttggctttagggatgatcagtgagatacacctgctggagcgcgtgctacggatgggtgttgccatcgtgaccagtgaactgagataaggcggagctttacctagcatggacttgtagatgacctggagccagtgggtctggcgacgaatatgtagtgagggccagccgactagagcatacaagtcgcagtggtgggtggtataaggtgctttagtgacaaaacggatggcactgtgatagactgcatccagtttgctgagtagagtgttggaagccattttgtagatgacatcgccgaagtcgaggatcggtaggatagtcagttttactagggtaagcttggcagcgtgagtgaaggaggctttgttgcggaatagaaagccgactcttgatttgatttttgattggagatgtttgatgtgagtctggaaggagagtttgcagtctagccagacacctaggtacttatagatgtccacatattcaaggtcggaaccatccagggtggtgatgctagtcgggcatgcgggtgcaggcagcgatcggttgaaaagcatgcatttggttttactcgcgtttaagagccgttggaggccacggaaggagtgctgtatggcattgaagctcgtttggaggtttgatagcacagtgtccaatgacgggccgaaagtatatagaatggtgtcgtctgcgtagaggtggatcagggaatcgcccgcagcaagagcaacatcattgatatatacagagaaaagagtcggcccgagaattgaaccctgtggcacccccatagagactgccagaggaccggacagcatgccctccgatttgacacactgaactctgtctgcaaagtaattggtgaaccaggcaaggcagtcatccgaaaaccgaggctgttgagtctgccgataagaatatggtgattgacagagtcgaaagccttggcgaggtcgatgaagacggctgcacagtactgtcttttatcgatggcggttatgatatcatttagtaccttgagtgtggctgaggtgcacccgtgaccggctcggaaaccagattgcacagcggagaaggtacggtgggattcgagatggtcagtgacctgtttgttgacttggctttcgaagaccttagataggcagggcaggatggatataggtctatagcagtttgggtccagggtgtctccccctttgaagagggggatgactgcggcagctttcaatccttggggatctcagacgatatgaaagagaggttgaacaggctggtaataggggttgcgacaatggcggcagatagtttcagaaatagcgggtccagattgtcaagcccagctgatttgtacgggtccaggttttgcagctctttcagaacatctgctatctggatttgggtaaaggagaacctggagaggcttgggtgaggaactacggggggggcggagctgttggccgaggttggagtagccaggcggaaggcatggccagccgttgagaagtgcttattgaagttttcgataatcatggatttatcggtggagaccgtgtttcctagcctcagtgcagtgggcagctgggaggaggtgctcttgttctccatgaacttcacagtgtcccagaactttttggagttggagctacaggatgcaaacttctgcctgaagaagctggccttagctttcctgactgactgcgtgtattggttcctgacttcctgaacagttgcatatcacgggggctattcgatgctattgcagtccgccacaggatgtttttgtgctggtcgagggcagtcaggtctggagtgaaccaagggctgtatctgttcttggttctgcatttttgaatggagcatgcttatctaaaatggtgaggaagttacttttaaagaatgaccaggcatcctcaactgacgggatgaggtcaatgtccttccaggatacacgggccaggtcgattagaaaggcctgctcacagaagtgttttagggagcgtttgacagtgatgaggggtggtcgtttgactgcggctccgtggcggatacaggcgatgaggcagtgatcgctgagatcctggttgaagacagcggaggtatatttggagggccagttggtcaggatgacgtctattagggtgcccttgtttacagagttagggttgtacctggtgggttccttgatgatttgagtgagattgagggcatctagcttagattgtaggactgccggggtgttaagcatatcccagtttaggtcacctaacagaacaaactctgaagctagatggggggcgatcaattcacaaatggtgtccagggcacagctgggagctgacgggggtcggtagcaggcggcaacagtgagagacttgtttctggagagagtaattttcaaaattagtagttcgaactgtttgggtatggacctggaaagtatgactatcaaaactggtcgcctagagcgttgggggcagaggataagaggagcaggtttctgggcatggtagaatatattcagggcataatgcgcagacaggggtatggtggggtgcgggtacagcggaggtaagcccaggcactgggtgatgatgagagaggttgacatgcatgaaaccaaggctattacggttacagaagtcatcaaaaaagagcgcctggggaataggagtggagctaggcactgcagggcctggattcacctctacatcgccagaggaacataggaggagtaggataagggtgcggctaaaagcaataacaattggtcgtctagaacagagagtaaaaggaggtttctgggggcgataaaatagcatcaaggtataatgtacagacaaaggtatggtaggatgtgaatacagtggaggtaaaccttggtattgagtgatgaagagagagatattgtctctagaaacatcattgaaaccagatgtcattgcatgtgtgggtggtggaactaataagttggataaggtatagtgagcaggactagaggctctacagtgaaataagccaataaacactaaccagaacagcaatggacaagacatattgacattaagcagaggcatccttagtcgagtgatcaaaagggtccagggagtggagaggttggtttgggggtcacggcgatttagacagctagccaggacatcggtagcaagctagcataggatggaggtcaaaatcaaatttttatttgtcacatacacatggttagcagatgttagcagatgttaatgcgagtgtagcgaaatgctgttgttagccacctcttgcgttccgtcagtagattagtggggttccgtgtggtagaggggattagtccaaatcacacaacaacaaaaaaataaaaacaatagatatagttatagaggcccaagaagaaacataataataataaaaataaattaattgtccgattgtctattctgagagcagccggtaagacagctaacggttagcaggccgcagatgggcgttcaggtaacgtcgcgaaggaggagccagccggatctccttcgggtagataacatcggcagtccagttgtgaaggcccggtggggctccgcgtaggcagtaaaacgggtccggataggtgactgcagcccaggagtgattgacggagctcaggagtgattgacggagctggctagctccggagtaatt
The Oncorhynchus keta strain PuntledgeMale-10-30-2019 chromosome 11, Oket_V2, whole genome shotgun sequence genome window above contains:
- the LOC118390628 gene encoding uncharacterized protein LOC118390628, yielding MAGDDVEVIGYVVEYRKSVKAIDIQMWHTIKAATREGTLEGLEADTAYSIRVSANCGEAGNSLPSPETVLTTLRVSDPQPTTSKSPGAKSEEFLKNSQKVEKGNPSIHWLNLEQKLGVRDSFEQHTFGKKVEQGNNKVILLLGATGSGKTTLVNVMINYILGVKWEDCYRFKLIHEVTNRSQAESQTVVVTSYEVYNQPGFQIPYSLTVIDTPGFGDTRGMAQDKLIILKVKDFLCNPLGINHIDAVCFVVQAPLVRLSPSQRYIFDSILSILGKDVAENILMLVTFVDGKQIPVLEAIKAANLPCKKDKKGLPTHFKFNNSFLFLKETASSSEEDDSDDDHKAQCPEQWRSTFKEMKKFFQALESIESKDLTMTKKVLEERELLEKTMTRLTPHITAGLSKLSEIKSFKQCLENEDENMKQNQHFETEINVLQVKRSRLAQDFATNCQICNFTCHTCCFLPMEDDINSCAVMDDDGNCTICPGKCTSTDHDREQVLLTYETKTEKKTIQELKDNFMKAWDKSMETKEMLDKLEDEFHMIQDTLKNLIKQSSDCLKRLNDVALKPSSLSTAEYIEIIIHTEEQERKPGFEDRIAELKKMKKESEILDDIVKGEDVLPNEQTFLKEK